GTATAAACAGTAAAAAATGGGAGAGATATACGGTGGAGCAAATTGTCATCATCCAAGATCAAAACGAGATTGAACATGTGCTTCAACAAAGTAAACAATTCGGACTAATTAAAATCAGCACATATCGATATGGAGATTTTAATGAAGAAATACATCTTGGTTTCTTAAAAGGATGCATAGTATTAATGAAAAGCCAAGTCTTGGCCGAGTTTATTCCATTAATCATGAGAATAAGAAGGATATCAGAAATACCGATCATATTATTAGTTGAAACTTACGATTCATACGAAGCAGCGATTTGCATTGAAGCGGGAGCGGATCAATATGTTAAATATCCGATTCATCCTAGAGACTTGTCCGCAAGAATAAAAGCAGTTATGAGGAGGGCAGGCAATGAAAAAATAGAAGAAGACCGAGAAAAAGTTTTATATTTTGGAGACATTTCCTTCTATTTAAATCGAGAAGAGGTTTACAAAAACAAAATGAGGATTGAATTAAATGGTAGGGAATATGCAATTTTACTGTTTTTAATAAAAAAAGCCGGCTTTATTGTAACAAGAGAAGAACTAATGGAAGTGATTTCTGTTTATAAAAATAGAAGATTAATCGATATTTATATTCATAGTTTGCGACATAAAATTGAGGAACTTCCAAATTATCCTAGATATATTAAAACGATTAAGGGAAAAGGGTATCGGTTTGAAACGCTTGCTTATTGAAGATGAGTGTAATTAAAAAGTTAGGTGGATTCTTTTAAAGGATGCCAGTTAGCTTTTTTATTTTTATAAGGCAAAGGTTTGGATAGAGAAAATCACTTTTATTGTTTTTTAAAAATTTTTTGTACAAACCCTATTAGACAACTAAACAACAAAAAAGTTAATCTGATTGTTTTACCATATACTGGTAAAACAAAAATACTGATATAACAAAAAATGATAGTAAATACTCTTTTAAAATATTTTTGTTACAAATTAAGGTATATAGTCGGAAAAGCAGGACTTTTGGGGTCTTTTGTAATTTCTTAAAAAAGAGGAAAAATCAGTAATTGGATACAGCATTAACCACTGAAAAATTCGTAAAATGAAAAAGCTGGGTGAATCCAAATTAGGATAGTCACCTAGCTTTTTATTTTATTCGTGCAGTAATCCAAACTTGTAAGATCTTACTCAGCGTGATGTAACATATAAGTATACGCCGTATCGTAAAAGTAGTTTAAATCAGCATCTATCATGAAAACTAAGTCCTCAGTTGAATATCCTTTTGTTAATTCCAAAAATTGAACCATATTTTACGCTCTTCTCTACTAATTATTAACAACACTCCCTTTGGATTAAATGATTGACTAATTTGTTTCCAATTTGTTTTAATACGAGATAATTATTTACTAATTGTTATATAACAGAAAAGTTGGAATGTGCTAGAGATTTTTACTGAAAAAGTAAAAAAAATAATTTAATCATTTCATTAATTATTATTCGAATTACAACACATTAATTATTTAAGAATAATATCTAATGTTACGATTTTCATTAATGAATGTAACAAAAATAGACCAGTTTGTAAGGCTTTCCAAAAATCAGGTAAAAAAAATCGACAAAAAACTTTGTTTTATGGCAAATTAAGCTAAAATTTCCTATTTTTAGCTAAATTTCTACTTAACTTTTTGTTAAGTAATTGTTATACTAAGCATTGTTGATTCTGAGGGTATATTTTAATGGAATAATAAAAGGATTACAGGATTCTTTGCTATTTATTTATAACCCCAATCTATTAATCTTCAACTCAATTATTAGTTAACTAAAAAGGAACAAAAGATTCTTTGATTTATCAGAATAATCAAATTCAAACAAATATTCAATTGATCAACATACAATGTCGTTATTAAGAGTCCAGCTATTTTATACGGAGTTATTAATCAATTTAAATTTAGATTGTACAAATGCATGAACAATATGATGAGATTCTGTTTGATGCTCCTTAATACCTCTGACAACTAGCTTCTAAACAGATTATTACAAGCCATCACACACTTGTGAAATGATATGAGCATCAGTAACTGCTAACAATGAGTGTGAGGAGGGGTTAGATGCCCTAATTATATTTATTTTAAAAGAAAATAGAGTTTCTTCTTGTGTATTTAATCACATGAGTATAGAAGTGGAAACTTTATTCATTTGGGGAAGGAAAGCAATGGAGGGAATTAGAAATTGAAGAAAGTAAGCAAAGCAATTATACCAGCAGCGGGTTTAGGTACACGCTTTTTACCTGCAACAAAAGCTATGCCGAAAGAAATGCTACCAATCGTAGACAAACCAACAATTCAATACATTGTTGAAGAAGCAATTGAATCAGGCATCGAAGATATCATTATCGTAACAGGTAAAGGAAAACGCGCAATTGAAGATCATTTTGATTATTCATATGAGCTAGAACAAAATTTATTAGAAAAAGAAAAATATGCGTTATTAGAACAGGTTAAAGCTCCATCTAATATCGACATTCATTACATAAGACAAAAAGAACCTAAAGGATTAGGTCACGCTGTATGGTGTGCGCGTAATTTTATCGGCAACGAACCATTTGCAGTATTACTTGGTGATGACATTGTTGAAGCACAAACACCAGGTTTAAAGCAGCTAATGGACCAATATGATAAAACATATTCTTCAGTGATTGGTGTTCAAACAGTACCAGATGAAGAAACATATCGTTATGGCATTGTTGAACCAATTATGCAAGAGGGTAGAAGATACGAAGTAAAAAACTTTGTCGAAAAGCCAGCACCAGGTACAGCACCTTCTAATTTAGCAATCATGGGTCGTTATGTATTTACACCTGAAATTTTTATGTATTTAGAAGAACAAAATATCGGTGCAGGTGGCGAAATTCAGTTGACAGATGCCATTCAAAAATTAAATTCAATTCAACGTGTGTTTGCATATGACTTTGAAGGAAAGCGTCACGACGTTGGTGAAAAATTAGGGTTTATTAAGACAACAATTGATTTTGCTTTAAAAAATGAAGACCTAAGAGAAGATTTACTGAAGTATTTACATGAAATGTTAACAGTCAATATTAATTAAGGATAGATGAATAGATTGAAAGCAATTGAGATTTGAACAATTAGAATATGCTTCTGTAGCCACTCTTATCGAAAGAAACAATTAAAAAGAAGGATCTATTTATTTACTAAGCGCTTAGTGGATTTATTTGGCGCTTTTTTTGGGGTCTTATACTACTATTACCAGTTCATATTATTATTGCTATTATTTTAAAGTTAGAAGATTCTAAAGGTCTAATTTTTCTTTTTTTAAACTCCGGTAAAAGTGGAAAAGAGTTTATTCGGAAAAGGATGGGAGATTTTTGACGTGACAATTTAATCTGCCCACCCAAAAATAGTTGAAACATTGTATTTTTTTATTTACCCAATAATAGGGACTTGACTAACAAGAGGGATGAACAAAATGAAAAGACAACTGTACACTGAAAGCAATTTGGAACCATTACCAAGAGTGCATGAAAAACCATCCACTGCAAAATTGACATTGAATCGAATCTATATTTTGTTTACGATTGGATTTTGGCTGCTTTATGTAGCATCCACAATTTTTGATCAACTGCATAATGGAAATGGAACTTTTAAACAAGTCGTAGAAGCGGGATTATATATCTTGATTGTTACGACACTATGTTTTTCCGCATTGATGTATCTTTTTTCTAGACAAGGGGCATTGATCCGATTTAAAGAGCATACTCGGATCCCACGGGAAACTTTATCTGCTTATTTTTCTGAGAATCAACCAGGAATTACTGTTTTGGTTCCTTCGTATGATGAAGAGGTTGACGTTATTCGAAAAACATTACTATCAGCTATATTACAAGAATATCCGGAAATCAATGTACAACTTTTGATTGATGATAAGCCAAATCCAACAGATCCGCAAAAAAGGGAAAAATTGCAAGCAACTATGAATCTTGCAAAAGAAATAACAGAGCTTTTGGAAGTCCCTTATACAAAGCTAGCAAAAGCTCGTGACGATTTTGAAAATACATTTAACAAAACAGGGGAAATCTCTTCTTCTACTTTAAATGATTTAATAAAGCAATATAAATATGCTGCCAAATGGATTAATAAATTTGCTGATGAAGAACCTTCGGAGACTCATGTAGATGATTTCTTTAATAATCATGTTTTAAGAGCTTTAGCTGAGGAATTAGAAGTAACAGCAGTAGCATTAGAGAAATCTACAAAAGAAAAATATTACATGAGCTATGAACGTATCTATCAGTTTTATTCTCGATTAGTATGGATTTTTACCGGAAAAGTAGGGTATTTCCAACGAAAACAGTATGTTTCTTTATCTGATGAAGCCAATAAAGCTATGAATCTTAACTCTTATATTGATTTAATGGGAGGGAGCTACAAGATTCGCCAAACACCAGCTGGTAAAGTATTGCAGAGAGTATCTTCAGAGGCAGAAGCAGATTTAGTTATTCCAGATACTGAATTTTTACTAACGCTCGATGCCGATTCTATTCTGCTAAGAGAGTATTGTTTACGTCTGGTCTATCTATTGAATCAAGAAGGAAATGAAAAAGTAGCTGTAACACAAACTCCTTATTCTTCTTTCCGTGGATGTCCAACTCGAATCGAACGAATTGCTGGTGCTACAACAGATATTCAACACACCTTACACCAAGGAACAACGTATTATGGCGCAACTTTTTGGGTAGGGGCGAACGCGGTTATCCGAAAACGTGCAATCGAGGAAATTGCCGAAACAGAATATGTAAATGGATTTAAAATTCGCCGTTTTATTCAAGACCGTACAGTAATTGAGGATACGGAGTCTAGTATTGATTTAGAAAAAAATGGTTGGACTTTGGCGAATTATCCGGAGCGTTTGAGTTACTCAGCAACTCCACCAGATTTCGGTTCTTTAGTTATTCAACGTCGTCGTTGGGCTAATGGTGGATTAATCATTATGTCGAAACTATTTGCTACTATTCGCCAACGCCGTCAAGAAGGGAATCCAATTAAGTTAATGGAAATCTTGTTGCGAGTGAATTACATGGCATCTATTGCTTGGGCTAGTTTTGGCTTAATCTTCCTATTAGCCTATCCCTTTGACGATCGTTTATTGAGTATTTTTATTGTTGGTGCAGCTGTCCCTTACTTTACTGCAATGGCGAGTGATTTAAAATACAATCGTTATAAACGAATGGACATCTTCCGAATTTATGGTCTCAATCTAATCTTGTTGGCTGTTAATTTGGCTGGAGTACTAAAGTCAATCCAACAGTTATTAACAAGTGAAAAAATTCCTTTTGCCCGAACACCTAAGGTTAATGACCGGACTGGCACGCCAACACTTTATATCTTAGCGCCGATCATTATTATTGTTTATTCTGCTTTTATTTGCTGGCGCTCTTTCATGCTTGGCAATTGGCCGAATGCTTTATTTTCCTTTTTTAACGCCTTTACTTGTGGATGGGCTGCATTAACTTTTATCGGACCTGTCAATATGCTTGTGGATTTAGTTCATAACTTTAAAGAGTGGATATTCGTAGAAGTAAAACCTAAGCAAACTGAAAAAGATGAACAAAATCAATCAGAAATCAATTGGCAATCGGTTTTATACTATGGTGATGAGAAAGGGCGAACAGAAGTCCCATTAAGTATTTCACTTGGCAAATTGGAAAATACAGAGACAACTGAAGTTGAAGATAAACTTAATTTCAGCAATAAAAAAATAGGATGAAAAAAGATTATGCAAAATAAAAAGAAATTGTCTATACCGCGTTTAATGTTGGTATGTTTAGTTGTGGTAGCTGTAGGAGCAAGTTATTTTTATCGAGATAATATAGTCGTAGTTAGTAAAATAGAAAAAACAAAAAAAACAGAAAAAACAGCAGTAGAATCAAATCCTTGGTTTGCCGCTTATGTCGATGCTACACTGACACCGCAATATGAATTTGAAAAAACTGATGGTAATGTTGTGCTTTCTTTCATAGTAGCTGAGAATAAAAATAGTGCTGTTCCTAGTTGGGGAGGCGCCTATTCAATGGATCAGGCATCTGAGGATTTAGATATAGATCGACGAATTGCTCGCCTACGACAAAAGGGTGGGGAAGTCATTGTTTCATTTGGTGGCTTATCCAATTCCGAATTAGCAATTACAACAACAGATGTTGGAAAAATAAAAAATGCATATGCTAAAGTAGTAAAGCGTTATGATCTGAATACGATTGATGTAGATTTAGAGCAAGAAGGATTGACAAATAAGCATGCGGCTAAACTTCGTGGGGAAGCTTTGGCAAAATTGCAGCAAGAACGAAAAAAAGATAAAAAAGAGTTAGCTATTTGGGTAACATTACCAGTAACCCCGCAAGGTTTGACTGAGGATGGTACGGATGCCGTAACAACATTATTGAAAGCTGGAGTAGATTTAGCTGGCGTCAATATCATGACAATGAATTATGGGGAAAGTCGTGATACAGCACTTTCTATGGCAGACAATTCGATTAATGCCTTGAAAAAAACCCACCGCCAACTAAAGATTATTTATCAAAAACAAGGAGTTAACTTGAGCGATAAAGCATTATGGAGAAAACTCGGCGCAACACCAATGATTGGCCAAAATGATATCCAAGGTGAAGTTTTTGGTTTAGAAGATGCTGCTAAGCTGAATCAATTTGCCATAGATAATGGTTTGGGACGTTTATCTATGTGGTCAGCAAACCGTGACAGGAAGTCCAATGAAAATAGTGTTGGAATTCAAAGTGTTTCCAACTTTTACAGTGGTGTTAAACAAAACAATCAAGAGTTTGCAACAATTTTGAAACAGAATATGAATGGTAGTGTTTCTAGTGATGCAAAACGAACAACCAAGTCAGATGTAACGAATATAGATTTGAATAAACCTGATGATCCGAAAACTTCCCCGTATGAGATATGGGATGAATCGACAACCTATCTAAAAGGTACTCGTGTTGTCTGGAGGCACAATGTGTATAGAGCTAAATGGTGGACAAAAGGAGATGCTCCTGACGCACCTATCCTGGATGAAAATACAATTCCTTGGGAACTTGTTGGTCCGGTATTGCCTGGAGAAAAACCAATACCAAAAGTTAGCTTGCCTAAAGGAACCTATCAGGAATGGGAAGAAGGACAAGTCTATGGAGCTGGTGATCGGGTAATGGTTAATGGCATCCCGTATGAGGCAAAATGGTGGAACAAAGATGAAAATCCTGAAAAACCCCTTGCTAATGATGATGCAGCACCATGGGAACAGTTGACTCAGGATGAAATTAAGAAAGTGTTGAAGGAAATTCAGGAATAATAATGGTTAGGCTTTTGATTGATACGTGCTTAATTTTTGTCTACCCAAAATGAAAAACAATGAAACAATATGAAAGTCCATATACCAGAAATGCCGATAAACCGGTATATGAATGAATTTAAAAACCTTCCACATTCAAGTATGTAAAAATAGCAGATTAATAAATTGAGGAACTTCCAAATTATCTTAGATATATTAAAACGATTAAGGGAAAAGGGTATCGATTCGAAACACTGCTAATTGAATATGAGTAAAATTAAAAAGCTAGGTGAATTCTTTTAAAGGATGCATTTTAGCTTTTTTATTTTTAATAGGCAGAGGTTTGGATAGAGATATGCACTTTTATTGTTTTTAATAATAAAATAGACAAATTTTTTTATTAAAAATTAAATAAAAAAAATTTTTTTATACACACCCTATTAGACAAAATGACTAAGAAAAAACGTACAAATTGTATACAATTTTAGGCGTTAAACTACAAAAAAGTACAATCTGTCTATTTACCAAATATTGGAAAAAATAAAATTTCGATATAACAAAAAGATACATAGAAAATCCTTTACTAAAATGTATTAGACTCAAATTAAGAAATATAGTCGGAAAAGTAGGACTTTTGATGTTTTTTGTATATTCGAGAAAAAGATGAAAAATAAGTAATTCGATACAGCATTGACGTAAGAAACATTGGTAAATGAAAAAGCTAGGTGAATCCAAATTAGGATGTTCACCTAGCTTTTTATTTTATAAGTGCAGTAATCCAAAGTTGTAAGATCTTACTCAGCGTGATGTAACATATACGTATAAGCCGTGTCGTAAAGGTGCTCTAAATCAGCATCCGTCATGAAAACTAAGTCTTCTGTTGAAAATCCTTTTGTTAATTCCAAAAATTGAACCATGTTTTTACGCTCTTCTCTACTCATCATCAACAACACTCCCTTTGAATTAAATGAATGATTAATTTGTTTTCATTCTGTATTAATACAGTGTATTTATTTATATTTTATTATATAACAGAAAAATAAAAATGTGCTAGTGATTTTTACTAAATAAGTAAAAAATTAATTTTATCATTTAGTAATTATTATTCAATTTACAGTGGATATATTATTCTATAATAATATCTAATGTTACAATTTTTATTAATGAATGTAACATAACTAGACAGGTTTGTAAGGGCTTCCATAAAATGGGTAAAAAATCCGACAAAATACCTTGTTTTATGGGAAATTTAACCAAATTTCCCTATTTATAGATTAATTTTTACTTAACTTTTGGTTAAGTAATTGTTATACTAGTCACTGTTGAATCTCAGGGTATATTTTAATAGAATAATAAACGTATAGAATTTAAGGAGGAAACAATGGAAGAGACGATTAGTTTACAGGAATTATTCGGCGTTATTAAAAAACGTCTTATCATGATAATTAGTATTACAGTTGTAGCCACAGTGGTTACAGGAGTTATTAGTTATTTATTTTTAACCCCGATTTATCAATCTTCAACTCAATTATTAGTTAATCAAAAAGAGACGAAAGATTCTTCGATTTATCAGAATAACCAAGTACAAACAAATGTTCAATTAATTAATACATATAATGTCGTTATTAAGAGTCCAGCAATTTTAGATGAAGTTATTAAACAATTAAATTTAGATTATACAGTTGCAGAACTGACTAAAAATATAACAGTTGCAAGCGAAGCAAATTCACAAGTATTTACGGTTTCTGTACAAGATCCTGATCCTAAGCAGGCTCAAACGATTGTGAATACGATTGCAAATGTTTTTCAGGCAAAAATTAAAACAATTATGAGTGTAGATAATGTGACTATTTTAGCTAAAGCAGATTTAAGTGAAAATCCGATTAAACCAAATAAGAAATTAAACATTGCAATTGGTTTTGTTGTTGGGTTAATGCTTTCAGTTGGTATTGCATTCTTACTGGAGTTTTTAGATAACACAGTTAAGACTGAAAAACAGCTTGAAGAATTATTGGAGTTACCGATTCTAGGTGTTATTTCTGAAGTAACAAAGGGAAAGATCACTCCGAAAATAAAATTAAAATTGGGAAAGGGTGCGTAAAATGAGTAAAAAAACGACAAAAGAAAAATTAAAAAGATTTCTTATTACATTAACAAACCCTAAATCACCATTTGCAGAGCAATATCGAACAGTTCGTACGAATATTCAATTTTCTTCGATCGATAAAAAAATAAAATCAATTTTAGTGACATCTTCAGAACCATCTGAAGGTAAAACAACAACAATTGCCAATCTTGCTGTTACATATGCTCAGCAAGAAAAGAAAGTTCTTTTAGTAGATGCCGATTTACGTAAACCGCAATTGCATTCTGATTTTAAATTAGAGAATTTTAAAGGATTAACAACTGCAATTGCACAAGAAAGGTCCTTAAAGGACGTTATCCAAAAAACTGATATTAGCAATCTATCAATTCTAACTTCGGGTCCGATTCCACCAAATCCATCTGAACTATTATCTTCAGTGAAAATGAAGAATTTGATTGCACAAATGTATGAACAATATGATGTGATTCTTTTTGATGCTCCTCCATTGTTAGCAGTTACAGATGCTCAAATCATTTCACAAGTGTGTGATGGAACGATTTTAGTTGTCCGTAGAGGATACACGGCAAAAGAAAAAATTAAAAAAGCAAAAGAGTTATTAACACTAGTAAACGCAAATATTTTAGGCGTTGTGTTAAATCGAGCGGAACAGGGTAAAGACGGATACTACGATTATTATGGTAGCGAAAAATGATTGATCTTCACTGTCATATTTTACCTGGCCTAGATGACGGTCCAATTACAATGGAAGATAGTATTAATATGGCTCGAGCCGCAGTGGACAATGGAATTCATACAATTGTTGCATCACCTCATCATCAGAACGGACGTTACAATACAGACAGAAAAGAAATCGTAGAAAAAGTAGAAGAGTTAAATAATATATTAAAAGAAAAAGACATACCATTAACGATTTTACCAGGACAAGAGGTAAGGCTTTATGGGGAATTAATTCAAGACTATGAGCTTAATCGAATTGTTTCTATTAATGATGGAAGACGCTATTTATTATGTGAGCTTCCATCATCCTATATACCACAATTTACAAATAGGTTATTTTACGAGATGCAAGCAAATCGAATTATACCGATTCTTGTACATCCTGAACGAAACAAAGTTCTTATAAACGAACCAGACATTCTTTTTGAATTTGTCCAAAAAGGGATCTTAACTCAACTAACTGCTTCATCAATAACAGGTAACTTCGGTAAAAAAATTCAAAAGTTTGCTTTTAAATGTATTGAGGCAAATTGGGTACATATTATTGCATCAGATGCACACAACACTAAAAATCGGAATTTTGAGTTAATTGAAGCGTATGACATCATTCGTGAAAAATTTGGGATTGAAACTGAGTTCCAAATGAGAGAAAATGCTCAATCAATTTTGAATGGTGACGTTCTTTATCCAGAAGAACCTCTAAAATTAAAACAAAATATCTTTAGTCGTTTATTAGGAATCTAATAAATGATAGGTGATATCTCCTTACCGTTATCAATGGGGGTACTCGGCTATATTGTGGTAGATGATTAAATTGATTAGTTTTCCATTTATCTTAATGCAATTAGACCTCATGAAATTACTCAAACTAAAGGGCTATGTGCATTCGAGATAAGGAGTAAAAAACTTAAAATAATCTGCTTAGACGCAAGTCGTCAGAGGTATAGTGTGAGGAGGGGTTAGATGCCCTAAAATATATTTGATTTAAAAGAAAGTAGAGTTTCTTCTTGTGTATTTATTCACACATGAATGTAGAAGTGGAAACTTTATTCTTTGGGGAAAGAAAAAAATGGAGGGTTTAATGAATGAAGAAGGTAAGAAAAGCAATCATACCAGCCGCAGGGTTAGGGACACGTTTTTTACCTGCAACAAAAGCAATGCCAAAAGAGATGCTACCAATCGTAGATAAACCAACAATTCAATACATTGTTGAAGAAGCTATAGAATCGGGAATCGAAGACATTATCATCGTAACGGGTAAAGGAAAACGTGCAATTGAAGATCATTTTGATTATTCATTTGAGCTAGAGCACAACTTATTGGAAAAAGAAAAATATGCATTGTTAGAACAAGTAAAAGCTCCGTCGAATATTGACATACATTACATACGACAAAAAGAACCAAAAGGATTAGGTCATGCTGTTTGGTGTGCGCGTAATTTTATTGGTAACGAACCATTCGCCGT
This genomic interval from Gottfriedia acidiceleris contains the following:
- a CDS encoding winged helix-turn-helix domain-containing protein yields the protein MEQIVIIQDQNEIEHVLQQSKQFGLIKISTYRYGDFNEEIHLGFLKGCIVLMKSQVLAEFIPLIMRIRRISEIPIILLVETYDSYEAAICIEAGADQYVKYPIHPRDLSARIKAVMRRAGNEKIEEDREKVLYFGDISFYLNREEVYKNKMRIELNGREYAILLFLIKKAGFIVTREELMEVISVYKNRRLIDIYIHSLRHKIEELPNYPRYIKTIKGKGYRFETLAY
- a CDS encoding transporter, translated to MVQFLELTKGYSTEDLVFMIDADLNYFYDTAYTYMLHHAE
- the galU gene encoding UTP--glucose-1-phosphate uridylyltransferase GalU; this translates as MKKVSKAIIPAAGLGTRFLPATKAMPKEMLPIVDKPTIQYIVEEAIESGIEDIIIVTGKGKRAIEDHFDYSYELEQNLLEKEKYALLEQVKAPSNIDIHYIRQKEPKGLGHAVWCARNFIGNEPFAVLLGDDIVEAQTPGLKQLMDQYDKTYSSVIGVQTVPDEETYRYGIVEPIMQEGRRYEVKNFVEKPAPGTAPSNLAIMGRYVFTPEIFMYLEEQNIGAGGEIQLTDAIQKLNSIQRVFAYDFEGKRHDVGEKLGFIKTTIDFALKNEDLREDLLKYLHEMLTVNIN
- a CDS encoding glycosyltransferase family 2 protein, whose product is MKRQLYTESNLEPLPRVHEKPSTAKLTLNRIYILFTIGFWLLYVASTIFDQLHNGNGTFKQVVEAGLYILIVTTLCFSALMYLFSRQGALIRFKEHTRIPRETLSAYFSENQPGITVLVPSYDEEVDVIRKTLLSAILQEYPEINVQLLIDDKPNPTDPQKREKLQATMNLAKEITELLEVPYTKLAKARDDFENTFNKTGEISSSTLNDLIKQYKYAAKWINKFADEEPSETHVDDFFNNHVLRALAEELEVTAVALEKSTKEKYYMSYERIYQFYSRLVWIFTGKVGYFQRKQYVSLSDEANKAMNLNSYIDLMGGSYKIRQTPAGKVLQRVSSEAEADLVIPDTEFLLTLDADSILLREYCLRLVYLLNQEGNEKVAVTQTPYSSFRGCPTRIERIAGATTDIQHTLHQGTTYYGATFWVGANAVIRKRAIEEIAETEYVNGFKIRRFIQDRTVIEDTESSIDLEKNGWTLANYPERLSYSATPPDFGSLVIQRRRWANGGLIIMSKLFATIRQRRQEGNPIKLMEILLRVNYMASIAWASFGLIFLLAYPFDDRLLSIFIVGAAVPYFTAMASDLKYNRYKRMDIFRIYGLNLILLAVNLAGVLKSIQQLLTSEKIPFARTPKVNDRTGTPTLYILAPIIIIVYSAFICWRSFMLGNWPNALFSFFNAFTCGWAALTFIGPVNMLVDLVHNFKEWIFVEVKPKQTEKDEQNQSEINWQSVLYYGDEKGRTEVPLSISLGKLENTETTEVEDKLNFSNKKIG
- a CDS encoding chitinase yields the protein MVAVGASYFYRDNIVVVSKIEKTKKTEKTAVESNPWFAAYVDATLTPQYEFEKTDGNVVLSFIVAENKNSAVPSWGGAYSMDQASEDLDIDRRIARLRQKGGEVIVSFGGLSNSELAITTTDVGKIKNAYAKVVKRYDLNTIDVDLEQEGLTNKHAAKLRGEALAKLQQERKKDKKELAIWVTLPVTPQGLTEDGTDAVTTLLKAGVDLAGVNIMTMNYGESRDTALSMADNSINALKKTHRQLKIIYQKQGVNLSDKALWRKLGATPMIGQNDIQGEVFGLEDAAKLNQFAIDNGLGRLSMWSANRDRKSNENSVGIQSVSNFYSGVKQNNQEFATILKQNMNGSVSSDAKRTTKSDVTNIDLNKPDDPKTSPYEIWDESTTYLKGTRVVWRHNVYRAKWWTKGDAPDAPILDENTIPWELVGPVLPGEKPIPKVSLPKGTYQEWEEGQVYGAGDRVMVNGIPYEAKWWNKDENPEKPLANDDAAPWEQLTQDEIKKVLKEIQE
- a CDS encoding BH0509 family protein; protein product: MMSREERKNMVQFLELTKGFSTEDLVFMTDADLEHLYDTAYTYMLHHAE
- a CDS encoding YveK family protein, which translates into the protein MEETISLQELFGVIKKRLIMIISITVVATVVTGVISYLFLTPIYQSSTQLLVNQKETKDSSIYQNNQVQTNVQLINTYNVVIKSPAILDEVIKQLNLDYTVAELTKNITVASEANSQVFTVSVQDPDPKQAQTIVNTIANVFQAKIKTIMSVDNVTILAKADLSENPIKPNKKLNIAIGFVVGLMLSVGIAFLLEFLDNTVKTEKQLEELLELPILGVISEVTKGKITPKIKLKLGKGA
- a CDS encoding CpsD/CapB family tyrosine-protein kinase gives rise to the protein MSKKTTKEKLKRFLITLTNPKSPFAEQYRTVRTNIQFSSIDKKIKSILVTSSEPSEGKTTTIANLAVTYAQQEKKVLLVDADLRKPQLHSDFKLENFKGLTTAIAQERSLKDVIQKTDISNLSILTSGPIPPNPSELLSSVKMKNLIAQMYEQYDVILFDAPPLLAVTDAQIISQVCDGTILVVRRGYTAKEKIKKAKELLTLVNANILGVVLNRAEQGKDGYYDYYGSEK
- a CDS encoding tyrosine-protein phosphatase, which encodes MIDLHCHILPGLDDGPITMEDSINMARAAVDNGIHTIVASPHHQNGRYNTDRKEIVEKVEELNNILKEKDIPLTILPGQEVRLYGELIQDYELNRIVSINDGRRYLLCELPSSYIPQFTNRLFYEMQANRIIPILVHPERNKVLINEPDILFEFVQKGILTQLTASSITGNFGKKIQKFAFKCIEANWVHIIASDAHNTKNRNFELIEAYDIIREKFGIETEFQMRENAQSILNGDVLYPEEPLKLKQNIFSRLLGI